In Dehalococcoidia bacterium, the following proteins share a genomic window:
- a CDS encoding zinc-ribbon domain containing protein: MPFADKTLTCRDCGNQFVFTAGEQQFYQAHGLLHEPARCPPCRAARRQSRATSGNSVEGNPVPRRTFPAICAQCGQETQVPFQPRQGRPVYCSSCFANLRGTR, encoded by the coding sequence GTGCCATTTGCGGACAAGACCCTGACCTGTCGGGACTGCGGGAACCAGTTCGTTTTCACGGCGGGCGAGCAACAGTTTTACCAGGCGCACGGGCTTCTGCACGAGCCGGCCCGCTGTCCCCCCTGCCGGGCGGCGCGCCGGCAGAGCCGCGCCACGAGCGGGAACTCGGTTGAGGGCAACCCCGTGCCCCGTCGCACCTTCCCGGCCATCTGTGCCCAGTGCGGTCAGGAGACCCAGGTGCCCTTCCAACCCCGGCAGGGACGCCCCGTATATTGTAGCTCGTGCTTTGCTAACCTGCGAGGGACGCGCTAG
- a CDS encoding DMT family transporter, translated as MLLGDAAGLGSAFCWAWGGVIGRLLARRLGVVATTGFRSTLAAILAFGVAFGLGRGEALLHLPLVPLAVLLGSTLVMLMGETSFLTGLKVDYASRVFAVASSGYIFISLLLSAFLTPERLHWATAIGGVLVAGGIGLLFSPGEFRSFLRGMHLGGLGYGLGAALFWAIGSLGANWAVDWVDVFLAHALRMALIGLLLVPFSVRQQGSFSRLLADRVSLGLLGAGAVAAYGSGLLFLVALRYTSLGNAVVLSSVAPIFVVPIARWVGRERVTWRLVVGVVTTVVGVWVALVPAL; from the coding sequence ATGCTGCTTGGTGATGCGGCGGGCTTGGGGTCAGCCTTTTGCTGGGCCTGGGGAGGGGTGATCGGCCGCCTCTTGGCCCGCCGCCTCGGGGTTGTGGCCACCACCGGGTTCCGCTCCACTTTGGCGGCCATTCTCGCCTTCGGGGTCGCCTTCGGGTTGGGACGGGGAGAAGCCCTCCTGCATCTGCCCCTGGTGCCTTTGGCGGTGCTCCTGGGGTCTACCCTAGTCATGCTCATGGGGGAGACGAGCTTCCTCACAGGCCTGAAAGTGGACTATGCCTCCCGAGTGTTTGCCGTCGCCTCCAGCGGGTACATCTTCATCAGCCTGCTCCTGTCGGCTTTCCTCACCCCGGAGCGCCTCCATTGGGCTACTGCCATAGGCGGTGTGCTGGTGGCAGGGGGAATAGGCCTTCTGTTCAGCCCTGGGGAGTTCCGGTCCTTTTTACGCGGCATGCATCTCGGGGGGTTGGGCTATGGGCTAGGTGCGGCGCTCTTTTGGGCCATCGGGAGCCTGGGTGCCAACTGGGCGGTGGACTGGGTGGATGTGTTCCTGGCCCACGCCCTGCGGATGGCCCTCATCGGCCTGCTCCTGGTGCCCTTCTCCGTGCGTCAGCAAGGGTCGTTCTCCCGCCTGCTGGCCGACCGGGTGAGCCTGGGCCTGCTGGGGGCGGGTGCTGTGGCGGCCTATGGCTCGGGCCTGCTTTTCCTGGTGGCCCTGCGCTATACAAGTTTGGGGAATGCGGTGGTGCTCAGTTCCGTAGCGCCCATCTTCGTGGTTCCCATAGCCCGTTGGGTGGGGCGGGAGCGGGTCACCTGGAGGTTGGTGGTGGGGGTGGTAACCACCGTGGTGGGGGTGTGGGTGGCACTGGTACCTGCCCTGTAG
- the ruvA gene encoding Holliday junction branch migration protein RuvA — MIRAVRGKLEAIGQDTVVVQVGPVSLEVGVPASVIPTLGPVGSVVCLYTTLFVRDERPVLFGFPTEEGRRLFELLLTVNGIGPRLGMALLGHLSPQEISRAIIRGDVDALAQAPGVGRKTASRIVLELRERLAKSLSPVPVDLSDQQDLVSALLALGYSRAEAQEALRAVPQSPALPLEERLRRALEHLAHKTSS, encoded by the coding sequence GTGATTCGGGCGGTGCGGGGGAAACTGGAGGCGATCGGTCAGGATACGGTGGTGGTGCAAGTCGGCCCCGTGAGCCTGGAGGTGGGAGTGCCAGCCTCGGTCATTCCCACCCTGGGGCCTGTAGGCTCCGTGGTATGTCTGTACACCACTTTGTTCGTGCGGGACGAACGGCCTGTTCTGTTCGGTTTTCCGACCGAGGAGGGGAGGCGTCTTTTTGAATTGCTTCTAACGGTGAACGGGATTGGCCCGCGCCTGGGGATGGCTCTTCTCGGCCACTTATCCCCCCAGGAGATCAGCCGCGCCATCATACGGGGGGATGTGGATGCCCTGGCGCAAGCCCCCGGCGTGGGACGGAAAACGGCATCCCGCATCGTATTGGAGTTGCGGGAGAGGCTGGCCAAAAGTCTGTCCCCTGTCCCTGTTGACCTCTCTGACCAGCAGGACCTGGTTTCAGCTCTGCTGGCCCTGGGCTATTCCCGTGCGGAGGCCCAGGAGGCTCTGCGGGCCGTTCCCCAAAGCCCGGCCCTTCCCTTGGAGGAGCGTCTCCGCCGTGCCTTGGAGCATCTGGCACACAAGACCTCCTCGTGA
- a CDS encoding DUF951 domain-containing protein: MRPPLDIRVGDVLVLRKPHPCGGSAWEVYRVGADIGLRCQTCGRRVVLPRFRVEGRVKHLLRPAPGKPVPTPREGEKGGS; encoded by the coding sequence ATGCGCCCTCCCCTTGATATCCGAGTGGGGGATGTGCTGGTGTTGCGCAAACCCCACCCCTGTGGGGGAAGCGCCTGGGAGGTCTACCGAGTGGGGGCGGATATCGGCCTGCGCTGTCAAACCTGTGGGCGGCGGGTGGTGCTCCCTCGTTTTCGGGTGGAGGGTCGGGTGAAACACCTCCTGCGCCCTGCTCCAGGAAAGCCTGTGCCTACCCCGCGTGAGGGTGAAAAAGGGGGTAGTTAG
- a CDS encoding crossover junction endodeoxyribonuclease RuvC, with the protein MRVLGIDPGTLRLGYALVEAQGDTVRLETCGILTAPRRAPLPRRLSALYRALVETTERLSPHVVAIEEPFVPRREQAVAVRTAIAVGQAQGIAFLAADGLPLATYAPAVVKQVVAGHGRASKGEVAEAVRVVLGLSASPASLDSVDAIAIALCHCILVQGRERLGVAP; encoded by the coding sequence GTGCGGGTCCTGGGGATTGACCCAGGCACTCTGCGGTTGGGCTATGCCCTGGTGGAGGCCCAGGGGGACACGGTGCGCCTGGAGACCTGCGGTATCCTGACTGCTCCGCGGCGCGCTCCGTTGCCGCGGCGGTTGTCGGCTCTGTATCGTGCCCTGGTGGAGACCACTGAGCGCCTGTCCCCCCATGTGGTGGCGATAGAGGAGCCTTTCGTGCCCCGACGGGAGCAGGCCGTGGCGGTGCGCACCGCCATCGCCGTCGGGCAGGCCCAGGGGATCGCCTTCCTCGCCGCCGATGGTTTGCCGTTAGCCACCTACGCCCCCGCAGTGGTGAAGCAGGTGGTGGCCGGTCACGGGCGGGCTAGCAAGGGCGAAGTGGCCGAAGCGGTGCGGGTGGTGTTGGGATTGTCGGCCTCTCCTGCCTCTCTAGACAGCGTGGATGCCATTGCTATCGCCCTGTGCCATTGCATCCTGGTCCAGGGGCGGGAACGCCTGGGGGTGGCCCCGTGA
- a CDS encoding bifunctional phosphoglucose/phosphomannose isomerase, whose product MSSPEQLLALLDDAAHRAACDPSGFWTRIASLPDQIAQAREAVGEVVLSRAVRASTRILVVGMGGSAIGGDLLASLAEARGGPQVVVWRDFGLPAWVDQHTLVVISTYSGETAETLSAFQKALGKGLPIVVITSGGRAAQWAVQHRIPLLRIPYKGEPRTAVGWLFFGLLALLERAGLFPGIPASHWGETLDLLHTQTQALACATPASQNRAKILAASLYGKVPLVWGGGFLKGVAHRWKTQVNENAKLPAFAETIPEIFHNAVEGMAGGLEHWGVLVLASVLLDPEHQRRVEALVDLLTRRGIWCQRIEGQGESMLTQVAGLLFLGDWTSYYLALLYGRDPAPVPTITALRQQLGV is encoded by the coding sequence ATGAGTAGCCCGGAACAGCTCCTCGCCTTGTTGGACGACGCGGCCCATCGCGCTGCGTGCGACCCTTCGGGTTTTTGGACACGTATCGCCTCTCTGCCGGACCAGATAGCCCAGGCGCGGGAGGCGGTGGGGGAGGTGGTGCTCTCCCGGGCGGTGCGGGCGAGCACGCGCATTCTGGTGGTGGGGATGGGGGGGTCGGCTATCGGGGGGGATCTTCTAGCCAGCCTGGCGGAGGCGCGCGGGGGGCCCCAGGTGGTGGTGTGGCGGGACTTCGGCCTGCCCGCGTGGGTGGACCAGCACACCCTTGTGGTCATCAGCACTTATTCCGGGGAGACGGCCGAGACCCTTTCTGCCTTCCAGAAGGCTTTGGGCAAGGGTCTGCCTATCGTGGTGATCACCTCAGGGGGGCGGGCAGCCCAGTGGGCGGTCCAGCATCGGATCCCCCTTCTGCGCATCCCCTACAAAGGGGAACCGCGCACGGCGGTGGGGTGGCTGTTCTTCGGTCTTTTGGCACTTCTGGAGCGTGCGGGGCTGTTCCCGGGCATTCCCGCCTCCCACTGGGGCGAGACCCTGGACCTGCTGCACACACAGACGCAGGCTCTCGCCTGTGCTACCCCGGCATCCCAGAACAGGGCCAAAATCCTGGCGGCCAGCCTCTACGGGAAAGTGCCGTTGGTCTGGGGAGGAGGGTTCCTGAAGGGAGTTGCCCACCGCTGGAAGACCCAGGTCAACGAGAACGCCAAACTGCCCGCTTTCGCGGAAACCATTCCCGAGATCTTCCACAACGCGGTGGAGGGAATGGCAGGCGGGCTGGAGCACTGGGGAGTGCTGGTGCTGGCGTCGGTCTTGTTGGACCCCGAGCATCAGCGCCGCGTGGAGGCGTTGGTGGACCTGTTAACAAGGCGGGGGATATGGTGCCAACGGATAGAGGGGCAGGGGGAAAGCATGCTCACGCAAGTGGCCGGTTTGCTGTTCCTGGGGGATTGGACGAGTTATTACCTCGCCCTCCTTTACGGACGAGACCCGGCACCCGTGCCCACCATCACCGCTTTGCGCCAACAGCTAGGGGTCTAG
- a CDS encoding cyclic nucleotide-binding domain-containing protein, with protein sequence MHKARPAPPATDGFLQHSPSQSYEEHRWRVLRTNRLLRSISSKELEHLLARAHWLRCPMETVVVQQGSPVDAVLFLTEGRAAAVMEVPVPGSRDFWAFVHFLGPGADIGLLSLVDGAPHPATVTALGDVQAVAIPVDVLQHYLRSHPARYRALAQVAVENLRTYQKAFPHGWTRLEPGHVLC encoded by the coding sequence ATGCATAAGGCCCGTCCCGCACCGCCGGCCACCGACGGTTTCCTCCAGCACTCTCCTTCCCAGTCATACGAGGAGCACAGATGGCGCGTTTTGCGCACCAATAGGCTCCTGCGCTCCATCTCCAGCAAGGAGTTGGAGCATCTGCTGGCCCGCGCCCACTGGCTGCGTTGCCCTATGGAGACCGTTGTGGTGCAGCAAGGTAGCCCTGTGGATGCTGTGCTCTTCCTGACCGAAGGCAGAGCCGCCGCCGTGATGGAGGTGCCCGTGCCCGGCTCCCGAGACTTCTGGGCTTTTGTACATTTCTTGGGACCCGGAGCCGACATCGGCCTCCTTTCCCTGGTGGACGGTGCTCCTCATCCGGCCACCGTAACAGCCCTCGGGGACGTGCAGGCCGTCGCCATCCCGGTGGATGTTCTGCAGCACTACCTGCGCAGCCATCCTGCGCGCTATCGCGCCTTGGCACAGGTGGCTGTGGAGAACCTACGCACCTACCAGAAGGCGTTCCCCCACGGATGGACACGCCTGGAGCCAGGGCATGTGCTGTGCTAG
- the pyrF gene encoding orotidine-5'-phosphate decarboxylase produces the protein MATTPQSFFARLESCAQAHRSLLCIGLDPDPASLPIPDLTAFLTGVIEATQDLVAAYKPNLAFYEGLGAEGWKALEAVRRAIPPSIPVIADAKRGDIASSARWYARALFDVWGFDAVTVNPYLGQDSVEPFLTYADRGVYLLCRTSNPGARDLQDLVFTSPYGGESLPLYQWVALCAQAWNTYGNVGLVMGATYPEEMAQVRALCPTLPLLVPGVGTQGGQVEQVVQKGLAIHGLGMIINVSRAVLYPGGSGSSWQERVRQAAQAWRERITSALEKAGRGWGDAPSP, from the coding sequence ATGGCCACAACCCCACAATCCTTTTTCGCCCGTCTGGAGTCCTGCGCCCAGGCTCATCGCAGCCTTCTGTGCATCGGCCTAGACCCTGATCCGGCTTCGCTCCCCATACCTGACCTCACGGCCTTTCTGACGGGAGTGATAGAAGCCACTCAAGACCTGGTGGCTGCCTATAAGCCCAACCTGGCCTTTTATGAAGGGCTAGGGGCCGAGGGCTGGAAGGCCTTGGAGGCGGTGCGTCGGGCCATTCCCCCGTCCATACCCGTGATCGCCGATGCCAAGAGGGGGGATATCGCCTCCAGCGCCCGGTGGTATGCCCGTGCCCTCTTTGATGTATGGGGTTTTGACGCCGTTACCGTGAACCCCTACTTGGGCCAGGACAGCGTTGAGCCATTCCTGACATACGCGGATCGGGGCGTGTATCTGCTCTGCCGCACTTCCAATCCCGGTGCCCGAGATCTGCAGGACTTGGTGTTCACCTCGCCGTACGGTGGCGAGAGCCTCCCCCTTTATCAATGGGTTGCGCTATGCGCCCAGGCGTGGAACACCTATGGCAATGTGGGCCTTGTGATGGGGGCCACCTACCCCGAGGAGATGGCCCAGGTGCGTGCCCTCTGTCCTACCCTTCCCTTATTGGTGCCCGGTGTGGGTACCCAGGGCGGACAGGTGGAGCAAGTGGTGCAGAAAGGCTTGGCCATTCACGGTCTGGGGATGATCATCAACGTGTCGCGGGCTGTGCTGTATCCTGGGGGCAGCGGGAGTTCGTGGCAGGAAAGGGTGCGTCAGGCGGCGCAGGCATGGCGGGAACGCATCACTTCTGCTTTGGAAAAAGCAGGGCGGGGGTGGGGGGATGCGCCCTCCCCTTGA
- a CDS encoding flagellin, with protein MDKAISTVLLIIAGVIATLVVMRSVYPAVVRGGNAIINVAQQMNERIETHISIVFATGELDSGGTWQDTDGDGLFDVTLWVKNVGSSRILGITDVDVFYGRPGSFLRVPYVGDAGGAFPSWSYTLENDTEWKSMATLKISIHFAEPQPSGTYLVKVITPTGAHAEQWFSY; from the coding sequence ATGGACAAAGCCATCAGCACTGTTCTGCTGATCATTGCTGGCGTCATTGCCACCTTAGTGGTGATGCGTAGTGTGTACCCTGCGGTTGTGCGGGGAGGCAACGCCATCATCAATGTGGCGCAACAGATGAACGAGCGCATTGAAACCCACATCAGCATTGTGTTCGCCACAGGGGAACTGGACTCCGGCGGCACGTGGCAGGACACCGACGGCGACGGCCTCTTTGATGTAACGCTCTGGGTGAAGAATGTGGGGAGTAGTCGCATTCTGGGCATCACCGACGTGGATGTGTTCTACGGCAGGCCCGGCTCCTTCCTGCGCGTCCCCTATGTGGGCGATGCGGGCGGGGCATTCCCCAGCTGGTCCTACACCCTGGAAAACGACACCGAATGGAAAAGCATGGCTACCCTCAAGATCTCCATTCATTTCGCCGAGCCCCAACCCTCGGGCACATATTTGGTCAAGGTCATCACGCCCACAGGAGCCCACGCGGAGCAATGGTTCAGCTACTAG
- a CDS encoding FAD-binding oxidoreductase, whose protein sequence is MSVRDSLARDLTALLGASCVSTDGEDILAHSGDALGAWRAFHAAPLLERRPQVVVRPTTVEQVRILLAWASQRDVPVVPFGGGTGVMGGVVPVQGGIALDMKGMARILEVDKESHLVRAEAGILLGDLDTALTPYGLFLGHDPWSQPIATLGGAIATNGVGYLAGRYGPMGAQVRALQVVLATGEVLETRPIPKHLALDFNALFIGTEGTLGVITQATIEVFPTPEKRILMAWGFPSFEAGYSAVMEMFHLGLRPSVLDFSQECWNEGHSEVLLYLGFEGCLEEARGASQRARRICTAAGGQDLGRARAQTFWAQRHRSAERYRQEVLARPPSQRRPRPWRMDYLHTAIPAGRVPEYRRQAQAILQRYPVVVREWSLWGRPEFFSVLFSADAHPQAEPTTIASLVDTLLALAQDLGGTMEYCHGVGIKLAHLLPREWGQGQQVFRHIKKALDPQGILNPGKLEGTG, encoded by the coding sequence ATGTCCGTCCGCGACTCTTTGGCACGGGACCTGACCGCCTTGCTGGGGGCGTCATGCGTCTCCACCGACGGGGAGGATATCCTTGCCCACAGTGGGGACGCCTTGGGGGCGTGGCGTGCCTTCCACGCCGCCCCGCTCCTAGAGCGGCGCCCCCAAGTGGTGGTGCGCCCCACCACGGTGGAGCAGGTGCGCATCCTCCTGGCATGGGCCAGCCAGCGGGATGTGCCGGTGGTGCCCTTCGGAGGTGGAACGGGTGTCATGGGCGGAGTGGTGCCAGTGCAGGGGGGCATCGCCTTGGATATGAAGGGCATGGCCCGCATCCTGGAGGTGGACAAGGAGAGCCACCTGGTGCGCGCCGAGGCGGGCATCCTTTTAGGCGATTTGGACACAGCCCTCACACCGTATGGGCTGTTCCTGGGCCACGACCCCTGGAGCCAGCCCATCGCCACCCTGGGTGGGGCCATCGCCACTAATGGGGTGGGCTACCTGGCCGGGCGCTATGGCCCCATGGGCGCCCAGGTGCGAGCCTTGCAAGTCGTCCTCGCTACAGGGGAGGTCTTGGAGACCCGCCCTATCCCCAAACACCTCGCTTTGGACTTCAACGCCCTGTTCATCGGCACCGAAGGCACACTGGGGGTCATCACGCAAGCAACCATTGAAGTTTTCCCTACCCCCGAAAAGCGCATCCTGATGGCGTGGGGATTCCCCTCCTTCGAGGCGGGATATAGCGCGGTGATGGAGATGTTCCACCTGGGCCTGCGTCCCTCGGTGCTGGACTTCTCCCAGGAGTGCTGGAACGAGGGGCACTCGGAGGTGCTCCTGTACCTGGGCTTTGAGGGGTGCCTGGAGGAGGCCCGGGGGGCAAGCCAGCGGGCACGACGCATTTGCACCGCCGCAGGAGGGCAAGACTTAGGCCGTGCCCGTGCCCAAACCTTTTGGGCCCAACGCCACCGCTCCGCCGAGCGCTACCGCCAAGAGGTGCTGGCCCGTCCCCCCTCCCAACGCCGCCCTCGCCCCTGGCGTATGGACTACCTGCACACGGCCATCCCGGCGGGGCGTGTCCCCGAATACCGTCGTCAGGCCCAGGCCATCCTGCAGCGCTACCCGGTAGTGGTGCGGGAGTGGTCCCTTTGGGGGCGACCCGAGTTTTTCTCCGTCCTGTTCAGTGCCGATGCCCACCCGCAAGCCGAGCCGACTACAATCGCCTCCCTAGTGGACACCCTCCTGGCTCTGGCGCAAGACTTGGGGGGGACTATGGAATATTGCCATGGCGTCGGCATCAAGTTGGCCCATCTGCTCCCACGGGAGTGGGGTCAGGGGCAGCAGGTGTTCCGCCACATCAAAAAGGCATTGGATCCCCAGGGCATCCTCAACCCCGGCAAACTGGAAGGGACAGGCTAG
- the ispF gene encoding 2-C-methyl-D-erythritol 2,4-cyclodiphosphate synthase: MRTRIGFGWDIHRLVEGRRLVLGGVEIPFPRGLLGHSDGDALTHAIIDALLGAAALGDIGTHFPPTDPRYKDAHSLGLLAQVMQMLHRQGYRLGNLDCTLIAERPHLRPFLDAMRQKLAHSLGVPVQHVSIKAKTAEGLGPLGQQEAIAAYAVALLEEQV; the protein is encoded by the coding sequence ATGAGGACGCGTATCGGCTTCGGCTGGGACATCCACCGCCTGGTGGAGGGGAGGCGGCTGGTGCTGGGTGGTGTGGAAATCCCTTTCCCCAGGGGGCTCCTGGGCCACAGCGACGGGGACGCCCTTACCCACGCTATCATCGACGCCCTCCTGGGGGCCGCCGCCCTGGGCGATATTGGCACCCACTTCCCCCCCACCGACCCGCGCTACAAAGATGCCCACAGCCTGGGGCTTCTGGCCCAGGTGATGCAGATGCTCCACCGCCAGGGCTATCGGCTGGGCAACCTGGACTGCACCCTTATCGCCGAACGCCCCCACCTGCGCCCCTTCCTTGACGCCATGCGCCAGAAGTTGGCACACTCCTTAGGTGTGCCCGTCCAGCACGTGAGCATCAAAGCCAAGACCGCTGAAGGGCTTGGTCCCCTCGGCCAGCAGGAGGCCATCGCTGCCTATGCTGTAGCCCTGCTAGAGGAGCAGGTATGA
- the ispD gene encoding 2-C-methyl-D-erythritol 4-phosphate cytidylyltransferase has protein sequence MFQGEAVGAIVVGAGQSQRMGGVDKVFVPLGGQPALAWVLDALQSAPSVDTVVVVLSADNLAQGTALLRSGRWAKVQGVCMGGARRQDSVRHGLQALPTRCQWIVVHDAARPCLTPDLVERALGAATTTGAAIAAVPAKDTVKMVNADLWVVETLPRERLWMVQTPQVFRRALLEKAHQQVHETVTDDATMVEKMGVPVKVVLGDYGNLKVTTVEDIPLAEAVLRARKASAQEPSG, from the coding sequence ATGTTTCAGGGTGAGGCTGTAGGGGCTATTGTGGTGGGCGCAGGTCAGAGCCAGCGCATGGGCGGGGTAGACAAGGTCTTCGTCCCCCTCGGCGGACAACCCGCCTTGGCCTGGGTGTTAGACGCCTTGCAGAGCGCCCCCTCCGTGGACACGGTGGTGGTAGTCCTCAGCGCCGATAACTTGGCGCAGGGAACCGCCTTGCTCCGCAGTGGGCGATGGGCAAAAGTGCAGGGGGTCTGTATGGGGGGTGCCCGGCGGCAGGACTCGGTGCGCCACGGTTTACAGGCCCTCCCCACCCGGTGCCAATGGATCGTCGTCCACGATGCCGCCCGCCCTTGCCTGACACCCGACCTCGTGGAGAGGGCACTGGGTGCCGCCACCACCACCGGTGCCGCCATCGCGGCCGTCCCTGCCAAGGACACCGTCAAAATGGTCAACGCCGACCTGTGGGTGGTGGAGACCCTCCCGCGGGAGCGCTTGTGGATGGTGCAGACGCCCCAGGTGTTCCGCCGCGCCCTCTTGGAGAAGGCGCACCAACAGGTGCACGAGACGGTTACCGACGACGCCACGATGGTGGAAAAGATGGGTGTGCCCGTCAAGGTTGTCCTGGGGGACTATGGGAACCTCAAGGTAACCACCGTGGAGGACATTCCCTTGGCTGAGGCCGTCCTGCGTGCCCGCAAAGCCTCGGCGCAGGAGCCCTCGGGATGA
- the cysS gene encoding cysteine--tRNA ligase, translating into MRLYDTLTAQKRDFAPLEGEVKMYVCGITPYSPSHVGHAMSYVYFDVLRRWLEARGWKVRHVQNFTDIDDKIIQRAQREGLTTQELADRYIAEYFEDMDALNVQRAHIYPRATESIGLMIEMIQRLIQKGHAYESQGDVYFRVLTAKNYGKLSHRTLEGMMAGARVEPEAGKEHPMDFALWKAAKPGEPWWDSPWGKGRPGWHIECSAMSLRYLGETLDIHGGGQDLIFPHHENEIAQSEAYTGKEPFVRWWVHNGLLRLGLDKMSKSLGNLVTIKEALARFSPDALRMFFLSSHYRSPLTWSEEGVASSERAVERLRAALREGPGPADGPPFDPTPFVQRFTQAMDDDLNTPQALAVLFDLARELNRAREGGASVVHGIETLRQLAGTLGLTLREPVKTDLTARPFIDLLVEVRGELRKTRQYALADRIRSRLLDLGIVLEDTPQGTRWRPVQ; encoded by the coding sequence ATGAGGCTCTACGATACCCTAACCGCCCAAAAACGCGACTTCGCCCCCCTGGAAGGGGAAGTCAAGATGTACGTGTGTGGCATCACCCCCTATAGCCCGTCCCATGTGGGCCACGCGATGTCTTATGTCTACTTTGATGTGCTCCGCCGCTGGCTGGAGGCCCGGGGCTGGAAGGTCCGCCATGTCCAAAACTTCACCGATATAGATGACAAAATCATCCAGCGGGCCCAGCGGGAGGGCCTGACCACACAGGAACTGGCCGACCGCTACATCGCCGAGTACTTTGAGGATATGGACGCCCTAAATGTCCAACGGGCGCACATATACCCCCGCGCCACAGAAAGCATCGGCCTGATGATTGAAATGATTCAGCGCCTCATACAGAAGGGGCACGCCTACGAGTCGCAAGGGGATGTGTATTTCCGAGTGTTGACGGCCAAGAACTACGGTAAACTGAGCCACCGCACCCTAGAGGGGATGATGGCAGGGGCACGGGTGGAGCCTGAAGCGGGCAAGGAACACCCTATGGACTTCGCCCTGTGGAAAGCCGCTAAACCCGGGGAGCCCTGGTGGGATAGCCCTTGGGGCAAGGGACGCCCGGGCTGGCATATCGAATGCTCCGCTATGTCCTTGCGCTACCTAGGGGAGACCCTGGACATCCACGGGGGTGGGCAAGACCTGATCTTCCCCCACCACGAAAACGAGATCGCCCAGTCGGAGGCCTACACGGGGAAGGAGCCCTTTGTGCGCTGGTGGGTGCACAACGGCCTGTTACGCCTGGGCCTGGACAAAATGAGCAAATCGTTGGGCAACTTGGTAACCATCAAAGAAGCGTTGGCGCGCTTCTCCCCCGATGCTTTGCGGATGTTCTTCCTCTCCTCCCACTACCGCTCCCCGCTCACCTGGAGCGAGGAGGGTGTGGCCTCCTCCGAGCGCGCCGTGGAGCGCCTGCGGGCTGCCCTACGGGAAGGCCCTGGCCCCGCCGATGGCCCCCCCTTTGACCCCACTCCCTTTGTCCAGCGCTTCACCCAGGCCATGGATGACGACCTGAATACCCCCCAAGCCTTGGCCGTCCTGTTCGACCTGGCGCGGGAACTCAACCGCGCCCGCGAAGGGGGGGCCTCGGTAGTGCACGGCATAGAGACCTTGCGCCAGTTGGCTGGCACCCTGGGCCTGACCCTGCGGGAGCCCGTCAAAACCGATCTGACCGCCCGCCCCTTTATTGACCTGCTGGTAGAGGTGCGCGGCGAACTTCGCAAAACACGCCAGTATGCTCTGGCTGACCGTATTCGCTCTCGCCTCCTGGACTTGGGTATCGTCCTGGAGGATACTCCCCAGGGCACCCGCTGGCGTCCCGTTCAGTAG
- a CDS encoding YebC/PmpR family DNA-binding transcriptional regulator: MAGHSKWAQIKHQKMAADARRGQLFTKLAREITIAARQGGGDVQTNPRLRLAVERAREANMPMENIQRAIRRGTGQGEEQTRLEEVVYEGYGPGGIAILVQAVTENRNRTVSEIRSVLERGGGKMGGVGSVSWLFEQKGVLTLEEPNPRRAESIALEAIDLGAEDFVLDGSFLEVRCPPERFEALRKALEEKGITFASAELALVPKTTVPLDPATSEQVVRLLDRLEDLDDVQKVYTNADFPNEVLEGYRAA; encoded by the coding sequence ATGGCAGGCCATTCCAAGTGGGCACAAATCAAGCATCAGAAGATGGCGGCCGACGCCCGACGGGGCCAGTTATTTACCAAACTCGCCCGGGAGATCACCATCGCCGCCCGCCAAGGAGGCGGGGATGTGCAAACCAACCCCCGCCTACGCCTGGCGGTGGAACGGGCACGGGAAGCCAATATGCCCATGGAAAACATCCAGCGGGCCATCCGTCGGGGCACGGGCCAGGGGGAGGAGCAGACCCGCCTGGAGGAGGTGGTCTACGAGGGGTATGGGCCGGGGGGGATAGCCATCCTGGTGCAGGCGGTAACTGAGAACCGTAACCGCACCGTTTCGGAGATTCGTTCGGTGCTGGAGCGGGGTGGAGGGAAGATGGGGGGCGTGGGGTCGGTCTCCTGGCTCTTTGAGCAGAAGGGTGTGCTGACCCTGGAGGAGCCCAACCCCCGGCGGGCGGAGAGCATCGCCCTGGAGGCCATTGACCTGGGTGCCGAGGACTTCGTTTTGGACGGCAGTTTCCTGGAGGTGCGGTGCCCCCCCGAGCGCTTTGAAGCCCTGCGTAAAGCCCTAGAGGAGAAGGGCATTACCTTCGCCTCGGCCGAGTTGGCCTTGGTGCCCAAGACGACAGTGCCCCTGGACCCCGCCACTAGTGAGCAGGTCGTCCGCCTCCTGGACCGCCTGGAGGACCTGGACGATGTACAAAAGGTCTATACCAATGCCGATTTCCCCAACGAGGTGCTGGAAGGCTACCGTGCGGCCTAG